TACGACAAAACAGCCCCAGCCTGGCGCAGTCACCAACGATAGTGTGGCGCGGCAAACAGGTGTAGCGTTGCATAAACGCCTGGGACTGGAAGCGGTTTGCGATGCCGACGATGTGCTCGCGAACGCCGGATGCAACCGGCAGCGAGGCGACGCCAGGAGATACCTGGGGTTCGCCTTCCAAATTCCCTCCTCCTTGCTTTTCGAGCGTCGCAACTGGCGCGCTCCCCGGCACGGCGGCAGACGTAAAAAAAGCACCCGCGGGTGCTTTTCTTGTTTCTGGTGCGGCAACTTCTTACATGCGGGCGCGGGCGCCGTGCATGGCGCTCGGCAGCTGCGTCATCCACGGTTCTGTGATGGCGCGGATTTCGCGGTCATTGGCCAGGATTTGCTTGAGCAAGTCGATCTTGCGCAGGCGCGAGGCGCCGGCCAGGGCGGGCACCTTGCCCGTCATGGTCGCGCTGGCGGCGCTGGCGCACTGGTTTTCCAGGGTGTCGAGGCCATCCCAATCGTTCGAACGTGCGGCCACGACCATTTTATTGGTCATTCCTGCAATATTTTCATACATCGAAAGAACGTCGTTGGAGGTCATGAGCACACCCGTAACTAGTGAATGGATTACCGCTTGTCCAGGTTAGCGGCAGATTCAGCGGGAACTTGAGGGTGTTTTTGAAAAAAAAGTGAAAATAATGTGCATGGTTTTGGCCGGCCGCCGGAATCGCCCGCAAAACCCGCATGGATGCTGGGCTGACGATTCCGGCCGCGATTGCTTTATTTGACGAGTTCTTCCAGTCCCGCGCTCAGTTCGGCAGGCGGCGGCATCCTGTCCACCAGCACGGACGGCGGTAAACCGAGCGCTTCAGCCACGTCATTCGGGTAGCAGGCGATGATTTCTTCCGCGCTCAACGCATTTTCCTCGATGCGCGCACGCCAGGAGGCCAGGTGCACGATGGCGGCCAGGCGGTTCAAGGGCGCTTTGGCCAGCGGATCGGGAAAGGCGGCGATGGCTTCGGCAAAGGTGCTGGGGAACTTCCAGCGGCGCGTCAGTTCGGCGCCCACTTGCGCATAGTCATAGCCCAGCGACACCCGTTCCGCATCAAGCCGGCGCGCATCGAGCGGCGGCGCGATCTTGTCGAGCTGCATGGCTTGCTCGGGCATGGCGGCATGGATCACCAGTTGACCGATCGCATGCATCATGCCGATGGTGAAGGCCAGGTCCTGGTTGTCGCCGGTCTGCCTGGCGATCCAGCGGGCCGACACGGCGCTGTGCAGGCTGTAGCGCCAGAACTGCGGCAGATTCAGGCCGGGCACGGTCTTGTAGCCGCTGACCAGGCCCGAGCTGATGACGAGGGTGCGCACGGTCACAAAACCGAGCATCAGCACGGCGTCTTCGACCGTGCCGATGCTGCGCGAGACGTGGTAATAGGCCGAGTTGGCCAGCCGCAGCAGCTTGGCGCTCAGCACCGGGTCCGCTCCCAGCTGGCGCGCGATCTCCTCGGTGGCAATGGCGGGATTGTCGAAACTGCGCACCAGTTCATTGACGATCTTCGGGGCGGCAGGCAGGGCGTGGGGTTGCTGGAACAGCGCTTCCAGTTGCATGGCAATCTCCTTGGCGTACACGCGGCACGGGGTCGTGAAACTATAGGCCGTTTTTTTGTCCGCATGCAAAAAAGTTTGGGGGCGGTTTTTTGGCCCAAAAAAGGTATGATTTCAGGCTATGAATTTCTTGTTTTCATCGAAAGGATCGCCATGCACGGTTTGCGTTTTTCCTGGCCCCGGACGCCAGTCCAGGCTGCCATCGTCCTCGCCCTGGCCGGCGTCTCGCTGGCCGGTTTGCCGGCCCAGGCGCACGGCCAGGCCGCCGGCGCCACTGCCGCTGTCCCCGTCAAAGTCTTGCCTGGTGACGACTTCTACGACTACGTGAATGGCGACTGGCTGCGCAGCACGGAGATTCCTGCCGACCGCAGCAGCTGGGGCTCGTTCGCCATCCTCGCCAACGCCACCAACGAGCGCATCATCGGCCTCGTCGAAGGACTGGCGGCGGCGCCGCAGGCCGATGCCTCCGCGCGCCAGGTCAGCGATTTTTACCGTTCCTGGATGGATGAAGCGGCTATCGAAGCGAAAGGCTGGGCGCCGATCAAGCCGTTGCTGAAGAAGATCGATGGCATACGCGACCAGGCGGGCCTGGCCCGCGCGCTGGGCGAGAGCTTGCGCGCCGATGTCGACCCGCTCAACGCCACCAATTTTTATACGGAAAACCTGTTCGGCCTGTGGGTGGCGCAAGACTTGAACGACACCACGCGCAATGTCGCTTATCTGCTGCAGGGCGGGCTGGGCTTGCCAGACCGCGCGTTCTACCAGGCCGACAGCGCCCGCATGCAGGGCTTGCGCACGGGCTACCAGGCGCATATCGCCGCCATGCTCAAGCAGGCCGGCTACAGCGATGCGCCGGCCCGCGCCGCGCGCGTGTTTGCGCTGGAACAGCAAATTGCCGCCCGCCACGCCAGCCGCGAAGATTCGGCCGATGTTGCCAAGGGCAATAACGCCTGGCGCGCCGCCGACTTCGCCAGCAAGGCGCCCGGCCTGGACTGGAACGCCTTCTTCCAGGCGGCAGGGCTGGGCCAGCAAGCGGATTTCATCGTCTGGCATCCGACGGCCATGACGGGCAGCGCCGCCCTGGTGGCAAGCGTGCCGCTGGCCACGTGGAAGGATTTCCTGGCCTTCCATACCATCAACCATTTCAGCACGACCTTGCCGAAGGCGGCCGCCGAGCAGCGCTTTGCCTTCTATGGCAACACCCTGAGCGGCACGCCGCAGCAGTCGCTGCGCAGCAAGCGGGCGCTGGCCGCGACGAATGCGGCCCTGAGCGACGCCGTCGGCAAGCTGTACGTGGAGCGCTATTTCCCGCCGGAATCGAAAGCCCGCGTGCAAGCCATGGTGACGAATATCGTCGCCGCCTTCTCACGCCGTATCGACAAGCTGGACTGGATGGCGCCCGCCACCAAGGCGCAGGCGCAGGAAAAGCTCAAGACCCTGTACGTGGGCGTGGGCTATCCCGAGCGCTGGGACAGCTATGCGGGCTTGCGCGTGGTGCGCGGCGATGCGCTGGGCAACGTGCAGCGGGCGGAACAGTTTCACTATCGCCAGGAACTGGCCAAGCTGGGCCAAGCGCCCGACCGCAAGGCCTGGGCCATGCCGGCGCAGCTGGTCAACGCCGTCAACCTGCCGCTGCAAAATGCGCTCAATTTCCCGGCCGCCATCCTGCAACCGCCGTTCTTCGATCCGACAGCGTCCGATGCGGCCAACTATGGCGGCATCGGCGCCACCATCGGCCACGAGATCAGCCACAGTTTTGACGACCAGGGCGCCCAGTTCGACGCCCAAGGCAAGCTGCGCGACTGGTGGACGCCGGCCGACCTGGCGCATTTCCAGTCGGCATCCCAGCAGCTGGTGGCGCAATTCGCGTCCTACAAACCGTTTCCCGACCTGGCCGTGAATGGCCAGCTGACCCTGAGCGAAAACCTGGCCGACCTGGCCGGCGTGGCGGCCGCGCATGATGCGTTCACCTTGTCGCAGCAGGGCAAGCCGGTGCAGGCGGACGCGGACCGCGATTTCTTCATCGGCTACGGCGTCAGCTGGCGCAGCAAGGCGCGCGAAGCGGCGGCGCGCCAGCAAATCCTCACGGATGGCCATGCCCCGGCGCAATAC
Above is a genomic segment from Janthinobacterium sp. 64 containing:
- a CDS encoding flagellar protein FliT, with product MTNKMVVAARSNDWDGLDTLENQCASAASATMTGKVPALAGASRLRKIDLLKQILANDREIRAITEPWMTQLPSAMHGARARM
- a CDS encoding HDOD domain-containing protein — encoded protein: MQLEALFQQPHALPAAPKIVNELVRSFDNPAIATEEIARQLGADPVLSAKLLRLANSAYYHVSRSIGTVEDAVLMLGFVTVRTLVISSGLVSGYKTVPGLNLPQFWRYSLHSAVSARWIARQTGDNQDLAFTIGMMHAIGQLVIHAAMPEQAMQLDKIAPPLDARRLDAERVSLGYDYAQVGAELTRRWKFPSTFAEAIAAFPDPLAKAPLNRLAAIVHLASWRARIEENALSAEEIIACYPNDVAEALGLPPSVLVDRMPPPAELSAGLEELVK
- a CDS encoding M13 family metallopeptidase, producing the protein MHGLRFSWPRTPVQAAIVLALAGVSLAGLPAQAHGQAAGATAAVPVKVLPGDDFYDYVNGDWLRSTEIPADRSSWGSFAILANATNERIIGLVEGLAAAPQADASARQVSDFYRSWMDEAAIEAKGWAPIKPLLKKIDGIRDQAGLARALGESLRADVDPLNATNFYTENLFGLWVAQDLNDTTRNVAYLLQGGLGLPDRAFYQADSARMQGLRTGYQAHIAAMLKQAGYSDAPARAARVFALEQQIAARHASREDSADVAKGNNAWRAADFASKAPGLDWNAFFQAAGLGQQADFIVWHPTAMTGSAALVASVPLATWKDFLAFHTINHFSTTLPKAAAEQRFAFYGNTLSGTPQQSLRSKRALAATNAALSDAVGKLYVERYFPPESKARVQAMVTNIVAAFSRRIDKLDWMAPATKAQAQEKLKTLYVGVGYPERWDSYAGLRVVRGDALGNVQRAEQFHYRQELAKLGQAPDRKAWAMPAQLVNAVNLPLQNALNFPAAILQPPFFDPTASDAANYGGIGATIGHEISHSFDDQGAQFDAQGKLRDWWTPADLAHFQSASQQLVAQFASYKPFPDLAVNGQLTLSENLADLAGVAAAHDAFTLSQQGKPVQADADRDFFIGYGVSWRSKAREAAARQQILTDGHAPAQYRAATVRNLDAWYPAFDVKPGQQLYLAPEQRVRVW